The Vigna unguiculata cultivar IT97K-499-35 unplaced genomic scaffold, ASM411807v1 contig_573, whole genome shotgun sequence region aataattattttattcatttgatttattattaaactGATTTaccgtaaaaataaaaatatatttcaactctaacctttaatatctaataaattattattttagttcttaaatagtattattagttttttaaatttaaaatcttcatACAAATCTCTAAAATGCTCGAATTCTATATTGAATCGATTTAACCCACGGTATgtatttctaaagattatttttaaaattatttgatttttaaaataaatagataattatttcttttaatgtgTGTCCTTATACACATATGTTGTCTCTTgtaatatttatctattataatataacaaccCTGTAGAAGAGTGATACAAAATATCATGAGACGGACCTTCAAAGATAATGCATCagaattaatatacaaaatatgaaCTCTTCTTTGATTGTTTTCAGGTTTAGCTGTTGAGTCAGGAAATCATAAGACGGGGCTGGAGGGCCACTGCAAGGTGAAAAGATGAAACTGTCACAGCAAAGAATGGTCCATCTTGTAAGGGAAAGAGATTGTAAGAAGATTTGTTGCAGCTGCAGTTGAAGGGATTATATTTTGGCATTTTTTAGCTTAGTTCAAATACTACCAAATATATTCCAGTGATAAACAAGTGAAAGCAGTGATGCATACCTTTAGTCCCTCATTGAAAAGCCATTAAAAAAAAGCAGTCTTAAACGTTGACAATAAAGCAGCATAATAATGTCTCAATGGTTTCAACTTTCAAGTACCACCTAAGATTTACTAATGCAACCCACGTTCTTCTtgattttttctctcttaatagTAGAAGGTGGAAGGGAGTAAAAGGAAACTCGATATCAATCCTACTTACGCACATACAAATTTGACTAATCAAATTAACTTACATAATTCACAACATAGAAACAGTCTAATTAATGCTCAGCGatttaaaagctaaacaagggtGCTGGAAGATGAATACAGgctaattttacaattcaacaTTGGAGCATATCCCAGTTGGGGAACAAGTCAACAAGATCAAGAAAAGTATACTCTGCATACCTCTTTAAAGGAGCAGTCAAAGTGGATTGCTTATTTTCGTGTGGATCTTCCAAGGTTCTTATGACCACCAAATTACCATGGGAAAGAAAGATGCATAATCAATAAACAGATACAATAAACGAGCCATCTTCATTACTACAATGAGACATTCCATGGTTATGCACAACACTATCTAAATAATTTCAGTATTAGAACCCTGTGGAAGAGTGAAAAAACAGAATTGAAGGTATGGTTATGCCTCCAGATAATGACCCTTGTATGCTACTAATAACTCCTCTGCATTTTCTCTGAACTGTGATATATACTTGTCCAAGAACATCTCCTCAGACAAGCACAACACATGAATATAACTGGGGACTTTCTTGCAGAGATTTTTTGATTTCAACAGTTGGAAGACTTTATATTGAGGAAGCACGCGATCCTCCATGCTGTACATTAAAATCTTAGGCTGGTGAATAAGGACTGACTTGGGCAGCATAACTGTATGCAAGAAGAATTTCATTCCAACTTTCAACTTCTTCTCTGATGTTCTAAACAAAGTCGGGGTTCTCTTGAACATTTGCAGGCCCTCATCCTTcaaaaaaccaaaacaattaattagtttcaactttctCTCAAATGTTTTATCGCTCAAACAACTTAATGTATGAATTGCATGGACAAGCATTCTTGAATTTTCACGGAAACCCAAGTTTACAGCTCGAGAAACATTGTTTTCAATAGTAGACCGCTGTGCAACGAAAAGCCTTGGATGAAGTTTGAGTAGCAATGAAAGATGAGTTCCAAGAATGCCACAACTCTCCAAAAAGACGACATTCTCCATAATTCTTTTGTACTTTGGGAGTATCCAGCCACATCTGtgcaaaacaagaataaaatctTTCTGGTCGTAGACAATTTTCCTAATAGCTTCAACTGAGGGGACCAATGTTTTCTTCAAGCTATGAGTCAAAATGGAGGGATTCTTTGAAATGAAGCTGCATAACTCGTAACCCTGGAATCCAGACATCTGAAAGAGCTGAATTTTGGGTCTCAAGATTTTCTCAACGTTTGTAAACAGTATCTGGGGTCTTTGACGAATCAGGGAGAGAATCTGGCTTTGGGAAAAGCCTATTTGTTTGAAGAAAGTGAGCACTAATAAGGGGTTTTGAGGGAATCTGCACCCTGAAACACGTTTGGAGACATAAAGGGATTGGGTTCTGGAGAACTGCAAGTCGGAATTCAGGTAATCAATTATTGAAGTGGTTTCGTTGAAGTGTAGGCAACGGCTTTTGGTTGAGAAAGATAGGAAGAATGTTATAGACTGATAAGAGAATTGATTGAAAAGAGAAGATGAAACAGCATGGTGTGACTTGAGAGACTGCATTAGTTCTGTGATCGTAGATGAATGAATGCTTTGTTTAGAATCAACCAAAAAACAACGTATTTTTTAGGTTGTCTATTTCGAATTTGAAGTAACCAAACGTTGGCAGCCCTAATCAAGATAATCCCCAAATCTGATTCTCAAGGGTTTCGAAGAACCCTAAATCCCCAATTTCTTTAACCTTTCGTCTCTCGCTTGGATTTCAAACCCTTCTTCTTCATTGAGCACGGCCAAATCACGATGAAGAAGACTGAACCCTTTCTTGAAGTTGCGTTCTCGTCGACGGTGGgttgcttcgcgggggtctatctggtctggttttttgcaggtaccgtggtggctgtcgcattggcgcaatcgacatcgatttctgtcacggtggccCGCGGTTCTGCttggaacggaggtggaggattctcaCAATGTAGGTGTGTTCGTGTCTTCTCCGggcagcttttttcgtcgcaggtggctgcgtggtggccggcgccgcagtgatggggatttcgcgtcagaaagtgccctcgtcgtcgatctgatttgcagtggttctgcaacgcgtggcttcgtcaTCGTGTGGTGGTTCAtcgtggcagcctggtttcgcgagacatctgctggctctggtttcgtcgcagcggaggtgtctcgcaacaccgatctggttgtgttcgcgtaggtggctcgcgacggcggcaatctggttcgggacggcggcttcgcaagcggcaatttgattttccaggccctttttttAGCCATCAATGGCTGTGGTTTTCTCTGAAGTGTGCCGAcagagattccgtttaggggttagttcatgcgcgtgggagaagataaaaacctgataaaatttttgtattaaaataaatacctataaatatttagtttcagtataaataaaatattcaatgttttggtagtttaatattttttgtgagtaaATTAAATCAAGAAGTTAACAAAATATTCAAGTTTAATACTTTTTGCAGTTAATGATCATAGTTAgtgaaaaatgttaaacatCAGTGTTTATGTATATCATGCGAATATTGGTTgttccaaaagaaaattaatatttggcCAGATTACATACATGTGATGGTAAAATGTGATAATTAGAAGGTTTTGTTTTGGTTGATGATAAATCAATCCAaagatgaataagatgggtTTGTTGTTTGACATACTTCATTATCAATGTTTAGTCGTTACAACAAAATATTCTTAgtagttaatattatttatattgttgtcCAAAGAATATTGATGATGCATTAGATGTCTTGAGATGTGTTAaaccattatttaaatatatttataattatttatttttatgatgtgacatgggtgttttacttttttaataatatttgcttTATTAGGAGTTAGTCACTTTTGtggtttatgttttatgtttaagttTGTGTATGCCTACATTGTATTTATGCTTTCATAAACTAGCATGTTTGTCTCCTAAATTATTAAGCTTTCCAAGTTTATGCAAGGATCAAATGTGTTGGATTGATAGAAGACCAAGGAACAAACAACAAAACCCTAAGTTCAGCTCTGCACCTAGAGCTAAGCAACATTCGGGTTTGGCTGGATTCAGCCCAACCGGATTAATCGAGGATATGGGTAATTTAGGACATCACACAAACGTAAGCCAGCCCACACTTCACCGGAAGAAGACAACACCTTTGTGTGATAGGAAAGCGCAACACCTTCCAACGAGCACGAGGAATGAGCAAATTCTGAAGAAAAGAGGGAAGTTGTAGATAAAAGGTGAAGAGGTCGGGGgaaaagaatattattttttttattcttaaagaCATCATTTGTCCCAAGTTTCGTTTCTCTTTCTTCGATTTGGTCATATTTTTATgaaggacaatgatattttgacaattttctcttataatctgatgtgactttttttatgtgttaaaatatcattttatttttttaggttaaaaaaatattaatttgtataaattatgatcaatttgattattttttgtgacGACATTTAAATTGTTAACCAAAAGTGAACAACGACAATCATGTGTcatttcgtgatttttttttattttttaaattttttaaaaaattttaaaaaattgttcacaTCCAAGTCAACATTATGACACATGGCAGTGTCATATGTCAAGCAAGTGTCATTACCACATACAAAGTCAGTATTATTgtcacatattttatatttaattcatacaaattttcgttaattttattcaaacaaattgaattgaattgtcTTTTATTCTAACAAACTAAACTGAATTTAGTGAACCGAACAACGATATGAACCAACTGTTATGAACCaaacattttttctaattacacttttgaatcaaactatattaattttaatttggactATACTATTTTAACCGAATTGTACTATATCAATATTGTTCATAAagtgtttttaaaaatgataatattaatttcaattcaCTGTCGTGCTAAATTTAAATGATTGACAATACGAAGCAAAactattacattttataaattgttttctacttttaatttgtttcatgttttcaaaGATTCGTATGAAAGTCAATTTCTCGAAGGAATTGGCTCAAAATAACAAATCCAACCAGTAAAGTATATGTTCAAATGAATCGAGAACAAAAAGCtatacacaaaaaacaaaaacaagaatagttattttcaccatcatataaaataaaaatcatattaaaacgagataataattttgtaaattaaaaggaaaaaagaaaatataatagaaaaatacaggtaaatataatttaagttatataaaataaatattaaatatgtttgtacaCCTAACACAATTTTTTGCATGATCAAGGTTCTAGTTAGAAGCTTtaacctttatttatttatttattaatatatatatatatatatatatatatatatatatatatatatccgaattcaattttaaccattttttctaatatataatattataaataatccatAGTTCAATATAAGTTGATACATTATATCaagttttaatttgtaatttaataacttataatatttttgttgatattgatatttattacatattttttgtatcatacatattaatatgtatgataagaaaatatacaataaaaattaacatcaacaaaaatattataaattattaaatcttGAAGTCTACCAAAATAATAGTGCAAAAATATGAGCACTTAAGTTTTGTAGGAACATGTCTAAAACTAAATCTTAGAAGTACAAGATAGAGATTGTCCATCATCAAGCAACTTCCcatcattaaatttttcttttttctttcaccatGATATTTCCATCAACCAATGGAgagtttaaaatagaaattgaatCATCCAATCAACCATTAGGCTCCCTTCAATTGAAGTCAAAGTATACTAATAAAGATTGATAAGGAGTAAAAGATGCAAAGAGAACATTGTCCTTTAAAagtttcttaaaaaacaaatttaattgaaaagtaTCACAACATTAAAatcgaaaatattttattgcttACAAAAGAGCAACAATACGTaactattttatatgatttcatCGACAAAAGCAAATGATTTTAAGCAAAGAAACAATTATATACATTcgtttaaaaattcaaaagaggAAATACCgactaaaagtataaaactCCTATCTATACATtcgtttaaaaaataagaaaagaaaattagagttgactcaaaatgaaaaaagttgaatataaaGCATCTATACTAAACAAACAAGTAAAACctatattacataaattatcttttaatttatttattcattttatttatacttatcaCAAGTTAAtgcattttcataaaaaaaataaaataaagagaaaaatggtCAGTTTTTGAACCAGAATAACCCTGtcctaatatataattttttctaccTCGAACAGaattatttctcataaaatatacCTAAAATTTACCAAAAGATACCATTTAACTAAATAAGTTAAACCAGACAcgaattaattcatttatctaaaactttaaattaagtcaataagataaaaatcacttcaaatattttctgtcggagcaagaagaaaaaaacatttgtaacagaaaaaaagaagtatgTATGTGCTCCGAAACATTATGAGAGTGCTCGAATTGGGCCGCACGAATATGACGGGTCGGTGTCGGGCGCCCATTCTAAAACCCTCGCTCTTCGCACACACTGCTCTTCGCTTTTGTCTTCCTTCTCCTAAAACCCTCACCTCTGCACTCCATAGTTAGGGCTTTTCATTCTCCTCATCACTTCTTCAATGGCCACTCTTCTTCTCAGACACTCCTCTTCCACTTCTCGCCGCCTCTTCCCCTTAGCCTCTCAAATCCACTCTTCCGTATCTCGTTCTCCTCTCTCTACTCCCAGTGACTCCACCTCCACCTCCTTCTATTCTTTCAATTCCAATCCATGGTGGAGATCCATGGCAACTTTCACCAGAACGTAACACTCTCGCTTTCTCTTTTTCGtcgcaaaatttaaaatatacaagtaaCAGTAATCGTTATTAGTATgtcttttacttgttttgttcatCTTATTGTTTGACTTTGCAGGAAGCCTCACGTTAATGTCGGAACTATTGGACACGTGGACATGGAAGACCACGCTAACTGCGGTAATCACCAAGGTCTTGATTCACTCTTTGTTTAAATGTGTGTTGAGGTGGATGTTTTGGTGTTTATTACTCAATTAGGTTTGATCAGGTGCTTGCGGATGAAGGGAAGGCTAAGGCTGTGGCCTTTGATGAAATTGACAAGGCTatgaagagaagaagagaggaaTCACCATTGCAACGATATGGAATCGCACTCTTTTGGTCTTGCAATCGATTGTGTTGTTTTCTGTTGATATGTATGCTTGCTCTATATTTCGGTTTTCAGGCTCATGTGGAGTATGAGACTGCAAAACGACATTATGCGCATGTGGACTGCCCTGGACACCGGATTATGTTAAAGTAAGCTTTCGAATTTGGTTTAGTTTCTctaagaatgtttttttttattggagtTATCAATTGCCTAATGGAAGCTGGGTGGCTAAGTTGTGGCGAACAAATTTAAGCAATTTTACCTTGTATAATAGTTAATTGTGGAATTTAGCATATTTTGGTGCTTGTGTAGCCTGACCTTCTTTTCAAAATGAGATGGAAAATTTATGCTAGGAATTTGGAAGTAGATTAGtttgtaacaaaatatattttataggtaTTGATTACACTGTATATTGGCAACAGCTGCATTTGTTAGATTCCTATTTTGTTCACTGTATGATTTATAAttgtctgttttttttttcagaatatgATTACGGGAGCTGCCCAGATGGATGGTGGTATACTTGTTGTATCTGCACCTGATGGACCAATGCCTCAAACCAAGGAGCACATTCTTCTTGCTCGCCATGTAGGTATTCTACTGATGTGgtttgtatatatatacctAGAACGTCTACACCTTTCTCCTTACTTCTAGATtgacatattttatctttaaatgtaTTATGCAGGTTGGTGTGCCATCTCTTGTTTGCTTTCTAAATAAAGTTGATGCTGTTGATGATCCAGAGTTGTTAGAGCTTGTAGAAATGGAGTTACGTGGTAGGGTGTTTCTCTAAGGCTTCTCTTCTCTTGTCCATGCTCAGAAAATGAATAAACCTGCTTAAGTTTCTGTAATCTTTGTGTTTgctaaaatgtgtttttatgataaTGTTTTTTGCAGAGCTAGTGAGCTTCTACAAGTTCCCTGGGGATGAAATCCCGATCATTAGAGGTTCAGCGTTGTCTGCTTTACAGGGTACAAATGACGAGATTGGAAGACAGGCCATTCTAAAATTAATGGATGTTGTAGATGCATACATTCCTGACCCTGTTCGCCAACTTGACAAGCCCTTCCTAATGCCAATTGAAGATGTGTTCTCAATTCAGGTAAAAGGACCTGAACTTTATTTTTTGGGTTAATttttgaagaaagcagattcatTGAAGTAAAGATGGCCTcagttataaaattgttacaaTTTGTAATGTAAGTCTTGTGTTTTTATCATGTTCTATCACTTTCCATCTGCTCCAGTATAAACACCGTTTAGGTAACGACACTGTTTAAGAAGTACTATTTATTACTATTCTGTTTACGTTAAAATTGCTTTAAATTCCTTATATGCTCTTTCAGTTCACTCAAACTACAGCAATTATTGATGTGCTTAACATCATAAGCAGATGGGATTATGAACACTGGAGCATATGTGGAATAGATGTTTATAATACCGGTCATCTTTGTAACTGTGGTCACTTTAACAAATTCTTTCTTGTTCTTCTAAATCTCTAGTTAGGTGAaggataaaatttcaaaatcttaaatttcaaattcttaattCGGTCTAGGgtttttgaagaataaaaaggaAAGGAGGTAGCATTTGTTACGGCCTTGCTCTTTGTAATGATATGACGCAGTGGTAATTTAAATCTTAACATAGTGCTTTAAAAACTGTTGTctcatataattgtttttttttccttaaagagaatatcaaaatttctattttcaacACTTAGTTCTCTCAAAATCTGCATTTGTTTCATTACATATATTGGATTGTATggacataaataaatatgggGGCAATGGTTTCCATCATTTCAGctgctttatatttttcatttgtgatGAAGGGACGTGGAACAGTTGCCACTGGCCGTGTTGAACAAGGCGTCATTAAAGTCGGTGAAGAAGTAGAGGTGTTGGGTCTAATGCAGGTATGTATGTTCATTGAGTCATTTCCTATATATAGCTGCCCTCTGATCCTTCCTGTTAATAAActgatattaattattctttcaataaaaacaCTACAGATTAATCAGAAACCTTTCATTAAAGACAAAACatcaatgtatattaatttcttacaaACAAACAATAAACCAGTCGAAATTATTCCCCCCAAATAAACATTTCACATTTACTGTgcttgaaatagaaaaaaatgtaaagtatAATAATGCTTGCATGGCTTAGGATCTTATTTTCATGCAGTATATATAACAGAATATTGGATGGACCCACATGTCAAATCACTCTCTTTGAGGTTCCCTGGTTTATCAATGGTCACCGTCTGTTGAAGGAACCATGCTTCCTCATGCTTGATGTACTTCTCAACTTCTTCTTCGAACTCTTGATAAAATTCGAAAACTGGTCGTTTAGGTTATCCCTAGCATTAGCCTCGTCATCATCTCGTAGTGGTACAGGTGTAACGTTGCTCTGCTCCCGACCGATGTGGGACACGGTTCTAAGTTTACCCTTGGCACGTCGAATGAAACTGTTGAAAGTTTCATCGTTATCAAGTGAGGTGTTATCTGAGTTCGCCGCACGACCATGTTGTCCCTTCCAAGCGCGTGTGGTCTCTACTGCTGGATTAGCAGCACGCCACCTCATCCTTGGATCATATCCAGCTTCACTTGAAGCAACTCTTGTTGCCTTTCCATGAACCTTTGAACATGATGAGTTCCTGTTCCATGATGCAGGTTGGTTTGAAAAGTGTTCGATGCAAGGTATATGGTTTCT contains the following coding sequences:
- the LOC114172438 gene encoding uncharacterized protein LOC114172438 gives rise to the protein MQSLKSHHAVSSSLFNQFSYQSITFFLSFSTKSRCLHFNETTSIIDYLNSDLQFSRTQSLYVSKRVSGCRFPQNPLLVLTFFKQIGFSQSQILSLIRQRPQILFTNVEKILRPKIQLFQMSGFQGYELCSFISKNPSILTHSLKKTLVPSVEAIRKIVYDQKDFILVLHRCGWILPKYKRIMENVVFLESCGILGTHLSLLLKLHPRLFVAQRSTIENNVSRAVNLGFRENSRMLVHAIHTLSCLSDKTFERKLKLINCFGFLKDEGLQMFKRTPTLFRTSEKKLKVGMKFFLHTVMLPKSVLIHQPKILMYSMEDRVLPQYKVFQLLKSKNLCKKVPSYIHVLCLSEEMFLDKYISQFRENAEELLVAYKGHYLEA
- the LOC114172440 gene encoding elongation factor Tu, mitochondrial-like yields the protein MFFAELVSFYKFPGDEIPIIRGSALSALQGTNDEIGRQAILKLMDVVDAYIPDPVRQLDKPFLMPIEDVFSIQGRGTVATGRVEQGVIKVGEEVEVLGLMQVCMFIESFPIYSCPLILPVNKLILIILSIKTLQINQKPFIKDKTSMYINFLQTNNKPVEIIPPK